In Niallia sp. FSL W8-0635, one genomic interval encodes:
- the ispD gene encoding 2-C-methyl-D-erythritol 4-phosphate cytidylyltransferase — MTYEVIIPAAGQGKRMGLGKNKLFLELDRLPVFIHTLIVFEKDPNCKGIWLVVSSDDKKEMNELVKKYAITKVSALIEGGKERQHSVYHAVKEIPDDTIVHVHDAARPFIQTEQIAKLTKVAEESGAAVLAVPIKDTVKKVDGDLVVETVERSSLWAIQTPQAFRISILKEAHEKAVVDTYIGTDDASLVERLGHTVQIVEGNYDNIKLTTPEDLYFAEAIVAKRKTRMRFGENSL; from the coding sequence ATGACTTATGAAGTCATTATTCCAGCAGCTGGACAAGGGAAACGAATGGGTCTGGGGAAGAACAAGTTGTTTCTTGAGTTAGACCGTTTACCAGTATTTATTCATACTTTAATTGTTTTCGAAAAGGATCCGAATTGTAAGGGGATCTGGTTGGTAGTTAGTTCAGATGATAAAAAAGAAATGAATGAACTAGTAAAGAAATATGCAATTACGAAAGTATCTGCACTGATTGAAGGTGGCAAAGAAAGACAACACAGTGTCTACCATGCAGTGAAGGAAATACCGGATGATACAATTGTTCATGTTCATGATGCAGCTAGACCTTTTATTCAAACAGAGCAAATAGCAAAATTGACAAAGGTTGCAGAGGAAAGTGGCGCAGCTGTTTTAGCAGTTCCAATTAAAGATACTGTCAAAAAAGTTGATGGTGATTTGGTAGTGGAAACAGTTGAGCGTTCAAGCTTGTGGGCTATTCAGACCCCACAAGCTTTTCGTATTTCCATTTTAAAAGAAGCACATGAAAAAGCGGTTGTAGATACATATATAGGAACAGATGATGCTAGTTTGGTGGAACGATTAGGACACACTGTACAAATCGTAGAAGGAAACTATGACAATATTAAATTAACGACGCCAGAAGATTTATACTTTGCGGAGGCAATAGTGGCGAAGCGTAAAACAAGAATGAGGTTCGGAGAAAATAGTTTATAA
- the ispF gene encoding 2-C-methyl-D-erythritol 2,4-cyclodiphosphate synthase gives MFRIGQGFDVHQLVSGRPLIIGGIEIPYEKGLLGHSDADVLLHTIADACLGAIGEGDIGKHFPDTDEAFKDADSAKLLQHVWKIVKGKGYELVNADCTIMAQQPKMAPHIQAMQARIAELLETEQENVNVKATTTEKLGFTGRGEGIASQAVVLLQKRNI, from the coding sequence ATGTTTCGAATAGGGCAAGGGTTTGATGTTCATCAATTAGTAAGTGGAAGACCACTTATTATAGGAGGAATAGAAATACCATATGAAAAAGGATTGCTAGGACATTCTGATGCAGATGTTTTATTACATACGATTGCAGATGCTTGCTTAGGTGCTATAGGTGAAGGGGATATCGGAAAACACTTTCCTGATACAGATGAAGCATTTAAAGATGCTGATTCGGCAAAACTATTACAACATGTTTGGAAAATAGTTAAGGGAAAGGGTTATGAATTAGTAAATGCTGATTGTACGATAATGGCACAGCAACCGAAAATGGCACCACACATCCAAGCGATGCAAGCGAGGATTGCAGAATTGCTTGAAACAGAGCAGGAGAATGTAAATGTTAAAGCGACAACTACAGAGAAATTAGGGTTTACTGGAAGAGGAGAAGGGATTGCTTCACAAGCAGTTGTGTTGCTTCAAAAAAGAAATATATAA